A genomic window from Shewanella vesiculosa includes:
- a CDS encoding sorbosone dehydrogenase family protein: MITVTKGFGLSLYASDLGDIKQLTVGDEGTLFVGSQKSGTVYALVDSDQNGQVDKRYLIARGLDYPEALAFHDGALYVTEDDRIIRFEEIESRLRRPSRAREVYANLPSLDKKYSRSMHFGPDGRLYISIGSPCNVCEAASPFGSILAINVDTGASEQIASGLRSVIGFDWSPDTNKLWFADLGRDWMGDNLPADEINRLDVKGSHFGFPYLHGSDVVEPAYDKPENLNITLPVFELPAHVAATGLSFYRGKQFPPRYRNQLFVAENGSWNRSSKVGYQIVMLDITDGKVSKRETVVSFLDGEFPVARPFDVINAPDGAMYISDDLKGNIYRLFYNAPEQSQEMK, translated from the coding sequence ATGATCACAGTCACTAAGGGCTTTGGTTTAAGTCTATATGCTTCTGATTTAGGTGATATTAAACAATTAACTGTCGGCGATGAAGGTACTCTTTTTGTCGGTTCGCAAAAAAGTGGCACCGTGTATGCGCTAGTTGATAGTGACCAAAATGGCCAAGTTGATAAACGTTATTTGATTGCCAGAGGTTTGGACTATCCGGAAGCGTTAGCCTTTCATGATGGTGCGCTTTATGTCACAGAAGACGATCGCATTATTCGCTTTGAAGAAATTGAATCCCGTTTGCGCCGTCCAAGCCGTGCGCGTGAAGTGTATGCGAACTTGCCAAGCTTAGATAAAAAGTATTCTCGCTCAATGCATTTTGGACCCGATGGACGTTTATATATATCCATTGGTTCGCCATGCAATGTGTGTGAAGCCGCTTCACCCTTTGGCAGTATTTTGGCGATTAATGTCGATACCGGAGCCAGTGAACAAATTGCTTCTGGTCTTCGCAGTGTTATTGGTTTTGATTGGTCACCCGATACCAACAAATTATGGTTTGCCGATTTAGGTCGAGATTGGATGGGTGATAATCTTCCTGCTGATGAGATAAACCGTTTAGACGTTAAAGGCAGCCATTTTGGTTTTCCTTATTTACATGGCTCAGATGTAGTTGAACCCGCCTATGACAAGCCGGAAAATTTAAATATCACCTTGCCAGTATTTGAATTACCCGCTCACGTAGCGGCAACCGGATTAAGTTTTTACCGCGGCAAGCAATTCCCTCCGCGCTATCGTAATCAGCTGTTTGTTGCTGAAAATGGTTCGTGGAATCGGTCAAGTAAAGTCGGTTATCAAATTGTGATGCTTGATATTACAGATGGCAAAGTCAGTAAACGTGAAACCGTGGTGAGTTTTTTGGATGGGGAATTTCCGGTGGCACGTCCATTTGATGTAATTAATGCGCCCGATGGTGCCATGTACATTTCAGATGATCTAAAAGGTAATATTTACCGCTTGTTTTATAACGCACCCGAACAATCACAGGAAATGAAATAA
- the parC gene encoding DNA topoisomerase IV subunit A, giving the protein MSDAIELSLDGVEQMPLRRFTEGAYLNYSMYVIMDRALPHIGDGLKPVQRRIIYAMSELGLSAQSKHKKSARTVGDVLGKYHPHGDSACYEAMVLMAQPFSYRYPLVDGQGNWGAPDDPKSFAAMRYTEARLSKFSEVLLSELGQGTVEWGANFDGTMKEPLTLPARLPHILLNGITGIAVGMATDIPPHNVRELVAACIELIDNPKTELARLMELVPGPDYPTEAEIITPRADIERIYDTGRGSIRARAVYSEEQGEIVITSLPHQASSGKILEQIANQMQAKKLPMVSDLRDESDHENPVRLIIVPRSNRVDCDQLMTHLFATTDLEKSFRVNLNVLGLDGRPKVKGLKTLLTEWLEFRITTVTRRLQYRLDKVLARLHILEALMIAFLNIDEVIEIIRFNDEPKAELMSRFSLSDKQAESILELKLRHLAKLEEFKITAEQNELAAERDKLELLLSSDRRLKTLVKKELVQDGETYGDNRRSPIIERIDAKALTEQELTPTESVTVVLSDKGWVRCAKGHDVDVEGLSYKSGDSYLCSVMGKSNQAAVFIDSTGRAFATDSHTLPSARSQGEPITTRFNMAPSATMRHVLMGEDEQFFLLASDAGYGFICAYPDLVSRNKAGKALLSLPSNACVMQPKLINKSGDQSLLAITSEGRMLMFSLDALPQLSKGKGNKIIGIPSDRAKNREELLLHLDVVPHDKAVTLWAGKRKLTLKPSDLEHYRGERGRRGAKLPRGLQRVDSVEVEMGPLDESAQDDNLGI; this is encoded by the coding sequence ATGAGTGATGCGATTGAATTAAGCCTTGATGGTGTAGAGCAGATGCCGCTGAGGCGCTTTACTGAAGGGGCTTATTTAAATTATTCCATGTACGTGATTATGGATCGCGCCTTGCCGCATATTGGTGATGGTCTCAAGCCTGTACAGCGTCGTATTATTTATGCGATGAGCGAATTAGGATTATCAGCGCAATCTAAACACAAAAAATCAGCCCGTACTGTGGGTGACGTTTTAGGTAAGTATCATCCCCATGGTGATAGTGCGTGTTACGAAGCAATGGTGTTAATGGCTCAGCCATTTTCGTATCGATATCCATTGGTTGATGGTCAAGGTAACTGGGGCGCGCCAGATGACCCTAAGTCATTTGCTGCAATGCGTTATACCGAAGCCAGATTATCAAAGTTTTCTGAAGTATTACTATCGGAGTTAGGTCAAGGTACTGTCGAATGGGGGGCTAACTTTGATGGCACCATGAAAGAGCCATTAACCTTACCAGCTCGATTACCGCATATATTATTAAATGGTATTACCGGTATTGCTGTGGGCATGGCAACCGATATTCCGCCGCACAACGTGCGCGAATTAGTCGCAGCTTGTATTGAGCTTATCGATAACCCTAAAACCGAATTAGCACGGTTAATGGAGTTAGTCCCTGGTCCTGATTATCCAACCGAAGCTGAAATTATCACTCCTAGAGCGGATATTGAGCGGATTTATGATACGGGCCGTGGTTCAATTAGAGCGCGTGCGGTTTACAGTGAAGAGCAGGGCGAGATTGTCATTACTTCATTGCCGCATCAAGCCAGTAGTGGCAAGATTTTAGAACAAATAGCTAATCAAATGCAGGCGAAAAAGTTGCCGATGGTGTCTGATTTGCGTGATGAGTCTGATCATGAAAACCCAGTGCGATTAATTATTGTACCGCGTTCAAATCGTGTCGATTGCGATCAGTTAATGACCCATTTATTTGCGACTACGGATCTGGAGAAAAGCTTCCGAGTTAACTTAAATGTGTTGGGGCTCGATGGCCGTCCTAAAGTGAAAGGGTTAAAAACGCTGTTAACGGAATGGTTAGAGTTCCGTATCACCACAGTTACCCGCCGCTTACAGTATCGTCTCGATAAAGTGTTAGCGCGCTTGCACATTTTAGAAGCGTTAATGATTGCGTTTTTAAACATTGACGAAGTGATCGAGATTATTCGTTTTAACGATGAGCCTAAAGCTGAGCTGATGTCTCGCTTTAGCTTGTCAGATAAACAAGCCGAATCAATTTTAGAATTAAAGTTACGCCATTTAGCCAAGCTTGAAGAATTTAAAATCACTGCAGAGCAAAATGAACTGGCAGCAGAACGCGATAAGTTAGAGTTATTGCTAAGCTCAGATCGTCGTTTAAAAACCTTAGTGAAAAAAGAGTTAGTTCAAGATGGTGAGACTTATGGTGACAATCGTCGTTCACCAATTATTGAGCGTATTGATGCCAAAGCACTAACTGAACAGGAGTTAACCCCAACAGAGTCAGTGACTGTTGTCTTGTCTGATAAAGGCTGGGTACGTTGTGCTAAAGGCCATGACGTCGATGTAGAAGGTTTATCGTATAAGTCTGGCGACAGTTACCTGTGTAGTGTGATGGGTAAGAGTAATCAAGCGGCGGTATTTATTGATTCTACCGGTCGCGCATTTGCTACCGACAGTCATACGTTGCCGTCAGCCCGTAGCCAAGGAGAGCCGATTACGACGCGCTTTAATATGGCACCGAGTGCGACAATGCGGCATGTATTGATGGGCGAGGATGAACAATTTTTCTTATTAGCAAGTGATGCCGGTTACGGCTTTATTTGCGCCTATCCAGATTTAGTTAGTCGTAATAAGGCCGGTAAGGCACTGCTAAGCCTGCCATCAAATGCGTGCGTTATGCAGCCAAAGTTAATTAATAAATCTGGCGATCAATCTTTGTTAGCGATTACCTCAGAAGGTCGGATGCTGATGTTTAGCTTGGATGCTTTACCGCAGTTATCAAAAGGTAAAGGCAATAAAATCATTGGTATTCCTAGCGATCGAGCTAAAAATCGTGAAGAGTTACTCTTGCATCTTGATGTAGTACCTCATGATAAGGCTGTGACCTTATGGGCTGGTAAGCGCAAGCTAACCTTGAAGCCAAGTGATTTAGAGCATTATCGTGGTGAGCGTGGCCGTCGCGGGGCTAAATTACCACGAGGATTACAGCGCGTAGACAGTGTTGAAGTCGAGATGGGACCGCTTGACGAGAGTGCTCAAGACGATAATCTGGGCATATAA
- a CDS encoding bacterioferritin-associated ferredoxin, with product MYVCLCHAITDTQIKAAVSLGDSSLADVKKRLGVADQCGKCARMATQIIQTQLEYEPNFYEVA from the coding sequence ATGTACGTTTGTCTTTGTCATGCCATTACAGATACTCAAATTAAAGCTGCCGTTAGCTTAGGTGACAGTTCACTGGCTGACGTAAAGAAACGTCTTGGCGTTGCAGATCAATGTGGCAAATGTGCCCGTATGGCAACTCAAATTATTCAGACTCAACTAGAGTACGAACCTAATTTTTATGAAGTGGCCTAA
- a CDS encoding D-2-hydroxyacid dehydrogenase, which produces MAHKLLLLTRENDKYRQLLAQQSLFDLEIVEDITDHIGDRPDNSITDNIHQADIWLAEPHLAAAMLPHATKLKWIQSTFAGVDALMKPSLPHDYLLTNIRGVFGPLMSEYVFGYLLSHYRQHAQYTQQQHQQLWQPAQYRTLQGLQLLILGTGSIAQHLARTAHHFGMIVSGLNRQGALVNDFDRIDTIDKLADYIPAADVIVSVLPNTPHTTHVLNAANLCLLKPDAMLFNIGRGNAIDLAALQTELTLCPQRRVIVDVFEQEPLPAHHPLWHCDNVTITPHIAAPSFPQQVVQIFTENYCLWQQSKPLQYIVDANQGY; this is translated from the coding sequence GTGGCACATAAACTATTATTGCTCACCAGAGAGAATGATAAATATCGGCAATTGCTGGCACAACAATCATTATTCGATCTAGAGATTGTCGAAGACATAACAGATCACATTGGTGATCGCCCAGATAACAGTATTACAGATAACATTCATCAGGCAGATATTTGGTTAGCTGAACCCCATTTAGCGGCTGCTATGCTGCCGCATGCAACTAAACTTAAATGGATACAATCTACTTTTGCCGGTGTCGATGCCTTGATGAAGCCTTCGTTACCACATGATTATTTACTTACTAATATTCGCGGTGTATTTGGCCCATTAATGAGTGAATATGTTTTTGGTTACCTATTAAGCCATTATCGACAGCACGCCCAGTATACTCAACAGCAACATCAGCAACTTTGGCAGCCAGCTCAATACCGTACTTTGCAAGGATTACAACTGCTGATACTTGGTACAGGTTCTATCGCTCAACACCTTGCTCGAACCGCTCATCATTTCGGTATGATTGTCAGCGGCCTCAATCGCCAAGGCGCGCTCGTTAATGACTTTGATCGTATCGATACCATAGATAAATTAGCAGATTACATACCTGCCGCTGATGTGATTGTGAGTGTATTGCCCAATACCCCACACACCACACATGTATTAAATGCTGCTAATCTGTGTTTATTAAAACCCGATGCCATGCTATTTAATATTGGCCGAGGCAACGCAATTGATTTGGCAGCGTTGCAAACTGAGTTAACACTATGCCCTCAGCGACGCGTGATTGTCGATGTATTCGAGCAAGAGCCTTTACCAGCTCATCATCCCCTGTGGCATTGCGATAACGTCACCATTACACCACATATTGCTGCACCAAGCTTTCCTCAACAAGTGGTACAAATATTCACCGAAAATTATTGTCTTTGGCAGCAATCTAAACCATTACAATATATCGTCGACGCTAATCAAGGCTATTAA
- a CDS encoding glycerophosphodiester phosphodiesterase, whose amino-acid sequence MLVFAHRGASGYEPENTLVAMDKALDLGAKAIELDVHCVEGELVVFHDRRLEGKSTGTGLIHLTTKAALAQFTVSGQAIPTLWQVLERVSVKSNGLCSVNIELKGVGCVQPFIALYPQLLKQLKYAPEQLLISSFNHPYLAAIKHAFPHAIIAPLLGGIPLDLAKIMTTLNAYSINLDLSFVSQAIVDDAHQRGGKVFVYTVDNPNDIQALKAMGVDGVFSNYPDKAIAATMMPITMDYTGWFE is encoded by the coding sequence ATGCTCGTTTTTGCTCACCGCGGCGCTAGCGGTTATGAACCTGAAAACACCTTAGTTGCGATGGATAAAGCACTCGACTTGGGTGCCAAAGCCATTGAATTAGATGTGCATTGCGTTGAGGGAGAATTAGTCGTGTTCCATGATCGCCGCTTAGAGGGCAAATCAACCGGAACTGGGCTGATCCACTTAACAACAAAAGCAGCACTGGCTCAGTTTACCGTTAGCGGGCAAGCTATTCCCACTCTATGGCAAGTTCTCGAACGAGTCAGCGTTAAAAGCAATGGCTTGTGCAGTGTTAACATCGAATTAAAAGGTGTTGGCTGCGTACAGCCCTTTATTGCCTTATATCCGCAACTCCTTAAACAGTTGAAGTATGCTCCAGAGCAGCTATTAATCTCATCATTTAATCACCCGTATTTAGCGGCGATAAAACACGCCTTTCCACACGCGATTATCGCGCCATTACTCGGCGGGATCCCGCTCGACTTGGCGAAAATAATGACCACTCTCAATGCCTATTCGATCAACCTAGATCTGAGTTTTGTTAGTCAAGCCATTGTTGATGATGCCCACCAGCGTGGTGGCAAAGTGTTTGTTTATACCGTGGATAACCCAAATGATATTCAAGCGTTAAAAGCCATGGGAGTAGATGGAGTTTTCAGTAACTACCCAGACAAAGCCATTGCAGCAACCATGATGCCGATAACAATGGATTACACAGGATGGTTTGAGTAA
- a CDS encoding mechanosensitive ion channel domain-containing protein, producing the protein MLRLACLFLCFLIVNTLSDSVFASTPLTLDKRLGLNSQAENQPLDIPSQIAELQSSIEKLQIEQQTYTNIERSNSETKLSLAGQLREAQIPLSLDDDIDLDQQASMAYFHLSELKETESSLNEQLRTISQRQRQLPDLIVQAENALTQHNKTQQVPIETPLGQRNQLQTELLTQHIATLQAERLASPKQLEITQLQQQLNRLLLSQQESFIELINKHNIESRQQKTADTIANNLVDAQELADPLSQELSRSNQQYAEQLQTLTSNIKSAIEKQQRVEKRYQSQNAQLSNVLEQITWVKTNSAFGDRFLQMLQSLPKPPNLDKLQTELADARLERYQLEQHQALNSQQLDDSEMFNETQIKLLQSQQVLIDQLLQSYDQYLAEFAKLRIGYEQLNQLHNTLKNTLNEHLFWVPNAPSIGPLWLIDLSHSSVWLLQPSQWQALQQSWSENSNYWAWWGILLLCCLMAHDMLTPKFNTAISRYAVFVGNVTQDKFKYTIKTLIISLVYALIKPLPVIVAGFIFSRSEQNMVHAVGVGILAIGVSYLIYQFFFLLTVEKGILISHFRRPKKIIKQAQQTLASFVIISAPLIGLMGFTEALDTSLVRNSLGRGAFIVFCVVLFLLYKDVMLLIGQYRQNKPSATNMAIIHKALWAILIVTPIFSAILAAVGYYFTAFQLLLQLQISVLLGLGFLLTYQLIKRWMLIERRLIAFDRAKAKRAERLAQRERGELQNNEPIETYEEPIVDLETISSQSLGLVRSILFLAFFASLLGILSQTHTAVFSFLDGITLWTTNSNVNGIEQQVPITLKSISFGIMLVGFSVVIAKNLPGLMELTLLQRLDLSPGTGFAITTVSSYLVVFFGILFGFSTLGMEWSKLQWLVAALSVGLGFGLQEIFANFISGLIILFEKPIRIGDTVTIRDLSGTVSKIQIRATTIVDWDHKEIIVPNKAFITEQLVNWSLSNPITRVIVTVSVSRDADPTKVEMLLHQAVRECELSLTMPEPEVWFAGFGQHTQDYEIRSYAKDMSARWPLRHSLHKLINKKLKENNVELAYPQMEVHINHTPKESTGLYKG; encoded by the coding sequence ATGTTACGTTTAGCGTGTTTATTCCTGTGTTTCCTTATAGTTAATACACTGTCAGATTCTGTATTTGCTAGCACTCCCCTAACCCTTGATAAACGATTGGGGCTAAATAGCCAAGCCGAAAATCAGCCACTTGATATACCATCGCAAATTGCCGAACTGCAAAGCAGTATTGAAAAACTGCAAATAGAACAGCAAACTTATACCAATATCGAACGCTCTAACAGTGAAACCAAGCTCTCATTGGCAGGACAACTTCGTGAAGCACAAATCCCATTAAGCCTTGATGATGATATCGATCTGGATCAGCAGGCTTCAATGGCTTATTTCCATTTATCAGAATTAAAAGAGACTGAGTCTAGCCTCAATGAGCAATTACGGACTATTTCACAACGTCAAAGACAACTACCTGATTTAATTGTTCAAGCAGAAAATGCCTTAACTCAGCACAATAAAACCCAACAAGTACCGATTGAGACACCCTTGGGCCAACGGAACCAGCTTCAAACCGAACTGCTCACTCAGCATATTGCGACCTTACAGGCGGAACGATTAGCGAGTCCGAAACAACTCGAGATTACCCAGCTTCAACAGCAGCTCAACCGCTTGTTATTAAGCCAACAAGAAAGCTTTATTGAGCTTATCAACAAACACAATATTGAATCTCGTCAGCAAAAAACCGCTGATACTATAGCCAATAACTTAGTTGATGCCCAAGAGCTAGCCGATCCTTTATCTCAAGAGCTGAGTAGATCAAACCAACAATATGCTGAACAATTACAAACGCTCACCAGTAATATTAAATCAGCAATAGAGAAGCAACAGCGGGTTGAGAAACGCTATCAGTCTCAAAATGCACAGCTTTCAAACGTACTAGAACAAATTACTTGGGTAAAAACCAACTCGGCATTTGGCGACCGTTTTTTGCAAATGCTGCAATCATTACCTAAACCGCCCAACCTAGACAAACTGCAAACAGAATTAGCTGATGCACGGCTGGAGCGCTATCAATTAGAGCAACATCAAGCATTAAACAGTCAACAACTTGATGACAGTGAAATGTTTAATGAAACCCAGATAAAACTCTTACAGTCACAGCAAGTACTCATAGATCAACTATTACAAAGTTATGATCAATATTTAGCTGAGTTTGCCAAGTTACGTATTGGTTATGAGCAGCTAAACCAACTGCATAACACATTAAAAAACACCCTTAACGAACATTTATTTTGGGTACCTAATGCCCCCAGCATTGGTCCATTGTGGCTCATCGATTTAAGTCACAGTAGTGTATGGTTACTGCAACCTAGCCAGTGGCAAGCGTTACAACAATCATGGTCTGAAAACAGCAATTATTGGGCTTGGTGGGGCATTTTATTATTATGCTGCTTGATGGCCCATGACATGCTTACCCCTAAGTTTAATACCGCAATTAGTCGCTATGCGGTATTTGTTGGTAACGTGACGCAAGATAAATTTAAATACACCATCAAAACCCTCATCATCAGCTTAGTGTATGCCTTAATAAAGCCTTTACCGGTTATTGTGGCCGGTTTTATTTTCTCCCGTTCTGAGCAAAACATGGTTCATGCCGTGGGAGTCGGTATTTTAGCTATTGGTGTCAGTTATCTGATTTATCAATTCTTTTTCTTATTAACGGTAGAAAAAGGTATTTTAATCAGCCACTTCAGACGGCCGAAAAAAATAATCAAACAAGCGCAGCAAACCTTGGCTTCATTTGTGATCATTTCCGCACCCTTAATTGGCTTAATGGGCTTCACTGAAGCATTAGATACTTCATTAGTACGTAACAGTCTTGGCCGTGGGGCATTTATCGTTTTCTGTGTTGTGCTGTTTCTCCTGTACAAAGATGTCATGTTATTGATTGGCCAATATCGCCAAAATAAGCCTAGCGCGACGAATATGGCGATCATTCACAAAGCCCTATGGGCCATCTTGATTGTTACGCCTATTTTTAGCGCCATCTTGGCTGCGGTCGGCTACTACTTCACGGCTTTCCAGCTTCTGTTACAACTGCAAATATCAGTATTATTAGGCTTAGGCTTTTTACTAACTTACCAGCTCATTAAACGCTGGATGCTGATTGAGCGCCGTTTAATCGCATTCGATCGCGCTAAAGCCAAACGTGCAGAGCGACTTGCGCAACGTGAAAGAGGCGAGTTGCAAAACAATGAGCCAATAGAAACCTATGAAGAACCAATTGTTGATTTAGAAACCATCTCCAGTCAGTCGCTCGGCTTAGTGCGATCGATTTTATTTTTAGCTTTTTTTGCCAGTTTATTGGGTATTTTGTCGCAGACTCATACCGCAGTATTCTCATTTTTAGATGGCATCACCTTATGGACCACCAACAGCAATGTGAATGGCATTGAGCAGCAAGTGCCAATCACATTAAAATCAATTTCATTCGGCATCATGTTAGTGGGCTTCTCGGTGGTGATTGCTAAAAACCTCCCAGGATTAATGGAACTGACGTTATTGCAAAGATTAGATTTATCGCCAGGAACCGGCTTTGCTATTACCACTGTGAGCAGTTATTTGGTGGTATTTTTTGGCATACTGTTTGGCTTTTCAACTCTTGGAATGGAGTGGTCTAAATTACAGTGGCTAGTTGCCGCATTATCAGTGGGTTTAGGTTTTGGCCTGCAAGAAATTTTTGCTAACTTTATTTCTGGTTTGATCATCCTATTTGAAAAACCCATTCGAATTGGCGATACCGTCACGATTCGCGACCTGTCCGGAACGGTCAGTAAAATTCAAATCCGAGCCACCACGATTGTCGACTGGGATCACAAAGAAATTATTGTGCCCAACAAAGCCTTTATTACTGAACAACTGGTTAACTGGTCGCTATCCAACCCGATAACTCGCGTCATCGTCACGGTATCGGTATCTCGTGATGCCGACCCAACCAAAGTGGAAATGCTACTGCATCAAGCGGTTCGAGAATGTGAATTATCGCTAACCATGCCAGAACCAGAAGTATGGTTTGCCGGTTTTGGTCAGCACACTCAAGATTACGAAATTCGCTCTTATGCTAAAGACATGTCGGCTCGGTGGCCGCTACGCCATAGCCTGCATAAACTGATTAATAAAAAGCTCAAAGAAAACAATGTTGAACTTGCCTACCCACAAATGGAAGTTCATATTAATCATACCCCTAAAGAATCTACTGGATTATACAAAGGCTAA
- the asd gene encoding archaetidylserine decarboxylase (Phosphatidylserine decarboxylase is synthesized as a single chain precursor. Generation of the pyruvoyl active site from a Ser is coupled to cleavage of a Gly-Ser bond between the larger (beta) and smaller (alpha chains). It is an integral membrane protein.) — MDSIKIALQYMLPKHFLSRLVGKFAAAEAGMITTAGIKWFIKQYKIDMSEAQQPEPEAYKTFNAFFTRALKPELRPINQDNSVMAHPVDGAVSQCGPIEAGNIFQAKGHTYTSEALLGGDKSDAARFDGGDFATIYLAPKDYHRIHMPITGTLSKMTYVPGDLFSVNPLTAQNVPGLFARNERVVAIFETEAGPLAMVLVGATIVASIETIWSGTVTPPGGKQVFSWDYPTTGPEAVTLEKGAEMGRFKLGSTVVMLFAQDAIETFADGVEPGETTRMGQPFAKLTQA, encoded by the coding sequence TTGGACTCAATTAAAATTGCCTTGCAATACATGTTGCCAAAACACTTTCTGTCGCGCTTAGTTGGTAAATTTGCTGCTGCTGAAGCTGGAATGATTACCACGGCAGGGATCAAATGGTTTATCAAACAATATAAAATTGATATGTCTGAAGCACAGCAACCTGAGCCCGAAGCCTACAAAACCTTTAATGCATTTTTTACCCGAGCATTAAAACCTGAACTCAGACCGATAAACCAAGACAACAGCGTTATGGCACATCCGGTTGATGGAGCTGTGAGTCAATGTGGCCCAATTGAAGCTGGCAATATTTTTCAAGCCAAAGGGCACACTTATACCTCTGAAGCACTGTTAGGCGGTGATAAATCTGATGCGGCACGTTTTGACGGTGGCGATTTTGCAACCATTTATTTGGCGCCCAAAGATTACCATCGCATCCACATGCCTATCACTGGCACATTATCAAAAATGACTTACGTGCCAGGCGACTTATTTTCGGTTAACCCACTGACTGCGCAAAATGTACCCGGATTGTTTGCTCGCAATGAGCGCGTAGTTGCCATCTTTGAAACCGAAGCCGGTCCACTTGCAATGGTATTAGTCGGTGCAACAATTGTTGCTAGTATTGAAACGATATGGTCGGGTACTGTGACACCACCAGGTGGCAAGCAAGTGTTTAGCTGGGATTATCCCACTACAGGTCCAGAAGCGGTTACGTTAGAAAAGGGCGCTGAAATGGGTCGCTTTAAATTAGGCAGTACTGTGGTGATGTTATTTGCACAAGACGCCATCGAAACATTTGCCGATGGGGTCGAGCCAGGTGAAACCACGCGTATGGGCCAACCGTTTGCTAAACTGACTCAAGCATAA
- the rsgA gene encoding small ribosomal subunit biogenesis GTPase RsgA: MSKKKPLSQGQLRRMRANQTKRLKRNDDNSQHAELQDNLLGPEQAGVVISRFGQHADIETTDGMVSRCNIRRAVTSLVTGDKVVVRLATEVQSGSSIGGIVVAVHPRKSSLTRPDLYDGVKIIAANIDQILIVSSVLPSFTTQIIDRYLVASEDTDITPIIILNKIDLLDDTNRDEIETALTRYQNIGYQVFRVSSHTGEGVEDLKALLNDSVSVFAGQSGVGKSSLINALMPEAELLIGDVSDNSGLGQHTTTTAKLLHFVSGGDLIDSPGIREFALWHLDAIRVGWCFIEFREFLGTCKFRDCKHGDDPGCALQQALADGKITQDRFSNYQRIIASLDEQRHARHFRAIDELDS; this comes from the coding sequence GTGAGTAAAAAGAAACCCCTAAGTCAGGGCCAATTACGCCGAATGCGCGCCAATCAGACTAAACGATTAAAGCGTAATGACGATAATAGTCAACATGCCGAATTACAGGATAATTTGTTAGGTCCTGAACAAGCCGGTGTGGTTATTTCTCGTTTCGGTCAGCATGCCGATATTGAAACTACAGATGGCATGGTCTCGCGCTGTAATATTCGTCGAGCAGTGACCAGTTTAGTCACCGGTGATAAGGTCGTGGTAAGACTCGCGACTGAAGTTCAATCGGGCTCCAGTATTGGTGGTATTGTCGTCGCCGTTCACCCGCGAAAATCCTCTTTAACTCGACCAGATTTATACGATGGCGTCAAAATTATTGCCGCTAACATCGATCAAATCTTAATTGTGTCTTCAGTTTTACCTAGCTTTACCACCCAAATTATTGATCGATATCTAGTGGCTTCAGAAGACACAGATATTACGCCGATCATCATTCTCAATAAAATTGATTTATTGGATGACACTAATCGTGATGAAATCGAAACGGCATTAACGCGTTACCAAAATATTGGTTATCAAGTTTTCCGTGTCAGTAGTCACACTGGTGAGGGCGTTGAAGACCTCAAAGCATTACTCAATGACAGCGTCAGTGTTTTTGCCGGTCAGTCTGGTGTTGGCAAATCATCTTTGATCAATGCATTAATGCCAGAAGCTGAACTATTAATTGGAGATGTATCCGATAACTCAGGTTTAGGTCAACACACCACCACGACCGCAAAGTTACTCCATTTTGTTAGCGGTGGGGATTTAATCGATTCACCCGGTATACGTGAATTTGCCTTATGGCATTTAGACGCTATCAGGGTCGGTTGGTGCTTTATTGAATTTAGAGAATTTTTAGGCACCTGCAAGTTCCGTGATTGTAAACATGGTGACGACCCAGGATGTGCTTTACAACAAGCACTAGCTGATGGAAAAATAACTCAAGACCGCTTTAGCAATTATCAGCGTATTATTGCCAGTTTAGATGAACAACGTCATGCACGACACTTTCGTGCAATTGATGAATTAGACTCCTAG